Proteins encoded by one window of Leopardus geoffroyi isolate Oge1 chromosome X, O.geoffroyi_Oge1_pat1.0, whole genome shotgun sequence:
- the TEX13B gene encoding testis-expressed protein 13B → MALKPDDPSGGFQHSKVVTFINQKMAGHTKGLEFYLENTSLPWEEVEDKLRAILEDSTVSSEAKEACAWSSLALGVRFACRQGQLHKHRVHWLHDFAKLHKTTAQTLASDLKEFTTQQEMEHKEAAFQLQMAQANLEEVQTERDFLKWKLLQLQSLQKQVQVSEEPGLATRTEGAGEVEEAGVAATSTASTGTAGRGRRGQKNAEGAEAAKEPGGGLMHLLGAVERKNYTASGQRKGDIKSVKTAMFYFSGTMKPGTTATPSPLPVQLPASFTYSYACPFSPFPPAPTPVPPATPFTVGNPVQTSPHWRPSEVSVRSNVGSQGKDPQESQRDRRDSDPYQHRRPPIFRRPGDWDCPWCKAVNFSRREICFRCGRGIWLQSPQ, encoded by the exons ATGGCCTTGAAACCCGACGACCCCAGTGGTGGGTTCCAGCACAGCAAAGTGGTAACCTTCATCAATCAGAAGATGGCTGGGCACACAAAAGGCCTGGAGTTCTACCTGGAGAATACATCCTTGCcctgggaggaggtggaggacaAACTCAGGGCCATCCTGGAAGACAGCACAGTGTCCAGTGAGGCCAAAGAGGCCTGTGCCTGGAGCAGCCTGGCCCTAGGTGTGCGCTTTGCCTGCAGGCAGGGCCAGTTACACAAGCACAGGGTACACTGGCTGCATGACTTCGCCAAACTGCATAAGACCACTGCACAGACCTTGGCTTCAGACCTAAAGGAGTTCACTACACAGCAGGAGATGGAGCACAAAGAGGCAGCCTTCCAGCTACAGATGGCCCAGGCCAACCTGGAAGAGGTGCAGACAGAACGGGATTTCCTGAAGTGGAAGCTCCTCCAG CTGCAGTCTCTGCAGAAGCAGGTCCAGGTCTCAGAGGAGCCAGGCCTGGCCACTAGGACAGAAGGAGCAGGTGAGGTAGAGGAGGCGGGAGTTGCTGCCACTTCTACTGCTTCTACTGGCActgcaggaagaggaagaagaggacagAAGAATGCAGAAGGGGCAGAAGCTGCAAAGGAGCCAGGTGGAGGCCTCATGCACCTGCTTGGAGCTGTGGAGCGGAAAAATTACACCGCcagtgggcagaggaagggagatatTAAGTCAGTGAAAACagccatgttttatttctctgggacgATGAAGCCCGGGACCACAGccacaccctcacccctgcctgtcCAGCTCCCTGCCTCATTCACATACTCCTACGCCTgtcccttttcccccttcccacctGCGCCCACACCAGTCCCACCAGCAACACCATTCACCGTAGGAAATCCAGTTCAGACATCTCCCCACTGGAGGCCCTCTGAGGTTAGTGTGAGGTCTAATGTGGGGTCCCAGGGAAAAGACCCTCAAGAATCCCAAAGAGACAGGAGAGACTCTGATCCCTATCAGCATAGAAGACCTCCCATATTTCGCAGACCTGGGGATTGGGACTGCCCTTGGTGTAAAGCTGTGAATTTTTCAAGGAGGGAAATTTGCTTCCGTTGTGGGAGGGGAATCTGGCTGCAAAGCCCTCAGTAA
- the LOC123594180 gene encoding NACHT, LRR and PYD domains-containing protein 12-like yields MGHVFDPDQEGCSSSQTVVLQGCAGIGKTAVVHKFMFDWAAGMVTPGRFDYLIYVNCREISHIANLSAADLITNTFQDIDGPILDVILVYPEKLLFILDGFPELQHPVGNLEEDLSANPQEQKPVETLLRSFVRKKLFPESSLLITARPATMKKLHSLLKQSIQAEIIWFTNAEKRAYFLSQFSGANAAMRVFYELQQNQSLDIMSSLPIISWMICSVLQSQEDGDRSLMRSLQTMTDVYLFYFSKCLKTLTGISVWKGQSCLWGLCSLAAEGLQNQQVLFEVRDLRRHGIGVYDINCTFLNHFLKKSEGSVNVYTFLHFSFQEFLTAVFYALKNDGNCMFFDQVGKTWQEIFQQYGKGFSSLTIQFLFGLLRKGKGKAVETTFGRKVSPGLREELLKWTEKEIKDKYSMLQIEPMDLFHCLYEIQEEEYAEKIIGDLQSIILLQPTYTKMDILAMSFCVKSSHSHLSVSLKCQHLIGFEEEEQASAFMTPVFTLNQSFKLHNLPVSRLHLLCQALRNPCCKIKDLKLIFCHLTASCGRDLSLVFETNQYLTDLEFVKNTLEDSGMRLLCEGLKQPNCVLQTLRLYRCLISPASCGALAAVLSTSQWLTDLEFRETKLEASALKLLCEGLKDPNCKLQKLKLCASFLPESSEVVCNYLASVLICNPNLTELDLSENPLGDTGVKYLCEGLRHSNCKVEKLDLSTCYLTDASCMELSSFLQVSQTLKELFVFANTLGDIGVQHLCEGLQHAQGIIESLVLSQCSLSAACCESLAQVLSSTRSLTRLLLINNKIEDLGLKWLCEGLKQPDCQSKDLALWTCHLTGECCQDLCNALYTNEYLRDLDLSDNALGDEGMQVLCEGLKHPSCKLQTLWLAECHLTDSCCGALASVLNRNENLTLLDLSGNDLKDFGVQMLCDALIQPICKLQTFYIDTDHLHEETFRKMEALKMSKPGITW; encoded by the exons ATGGGACATGTATTTGATCCTGACCAAGAAGGCTGCAGCTCATCCCAAACTGTGGTGCTTCAGGGATGTGCTGGGATTGGGAAAACAGCTGTGGTGCACAAGTTCATGTTTGACTGGGCAGCAGGAATGGTTACTCCAGGAAGGTTTGACTATCTCATCTATGTAAACTGCAGAGAAATAAGCCATATTGCTAACCTTAGTGCTGCTGACCTGATCACTAACACTTTTCAAGATATAGATGGACCAATCCTGGACGTTATTCTTGTGTATCCAGAGAAGCTTCTTTTCATACTTGATGGATTTCCTGAGCTCCAGCATCCTGTAGGTAACCTGGAAGAGGATCTTAGTGCTAACCCCCAGGAGCAGAAACCAGTAGAGACCCTCTTACGTAGTTTTGTGAGGAAAAAACTGTTCCCTGAATCCTCCCTGCTGATAACTGCCCGGCCTGCAACCATGAAGAAGCTCCACTCTCTGTTAAAACAATCTATCCAGGCCGAGATCATTTGGTTTACAAATGCTGAAAAGAGAGCATATTTCTTGAGTCAGTTTTCAGGTGCTAATGCAGCAATGAGAGTCTTTTATGAGCTGCAACAAAATCAAAGCCTTGACATTATGTCCTCTCTTCCCATCATCTCCTGGATGATCTGTAGTGTCCTGCAGTCACAGGAAGATGGTGACAGGAGTCTTATGAGGTCACTTCAGACCATGACTGATGTGTATCTGTTTTACTTTTCCAAGTGCCTCAAAACCCTTACAGGTATCTCAGTGTGGAAGGGACAAAGTTGTCTGTGGGGCCTTTGCTCTTTGGCTGCAGAGGGACTACAGAACCAACAGGTCCTATTTGAAGTCCGTGACCTCAGGAGACATGGGATAGGGGTATATGATATCAATTGCACTTTCCTAaatcactttttgaaaaaatctGAAGGAAGTGTCAATGTCTACACTTTCCTTCACTTCAGTTTCCAAGAGTTCTTGACTGCTGTGTTCTATGCCCTAAAGAATGACGGCAACTGTATGTTTTTTGATCAAGTGGGGAAAACGTGGCAAGAAATATTCCAACAATATGGGAAAGGGTTTTCATCATTAACGATACAGTTCTTGTTTGGCCTCTTAcgtaaaggaaagggaaaagctgTGGAAACTACTTTTGGAAGAAAAGTCTCCCCAGGACTTCGAGAGGAATTATTGAAATGgactgagaaagaaataaaggataaatATTCTATGTTACAGATTGAGCCAATGGACTTATTTCATTGTTTGTATGAGATTCAGGAAGAAGAATATGCAGAAAAGATAATTGGTGATTTACAATCAATTATATTGCTTCAACCTACCTACACAAAAATGGACATTCTGGCTATGTCATTCTGTGTAAAAAGCAGTCACAGTCATCTGTCAGTGTCTCTGAAGTGTCAGCACCTAATTGGATTTGAGGAGGAAGAGCAAGCCTCTGCATTCATGACACCAGTCTTTACACTTAATCA GTCCTTCAAGCTACACAATTTGCCAGTGTCTCGGCTACACTTGCTCTGCCAAGCACTACGTAATCCATGCTGTAAAATCAAAGACCTGAA ACTGATTTTCTGCCACCTCACAGCTTCTTGTGGTAGGGACCTCTCTTTAGTATTTGAAACTAACCAGTATTTGACAGATTTGGAATTTGTAAAAAATACCCTGGAAGATTCAGGAATGAGGCTTCTGTGTGAAGGATTAAAGCAGCCAAACTGTGTTTTACAGACATTGAG gTTGTACCGATGCCTTATATCTCCTGCTTCTTGTGGGGCACTAGCAGCTGTTCTCAGCACCAGTCAGTGGCTCACTGATCTGGAATTTAGGGAAACAAAATTGGAAGCTTCAGCTCTGAAATTGCTCTGTGAAGGCTTAAAAGATCCAAATTGCAAATTACAGAAGCTCAA gttGTGTGCTAGCTTTCTCCCTGAAAGCTCAGAGGTTGTTTGCAACTATCTTGCCTCTGTTCTCATTTGCAATCCAAATCTCACTGAGcttgacctgagtgaaaatcccCTGGGGGATACAGGGGTGAAGTATCTTTGTGAAGGTCTCAGACATTCCAACTGTAAAGTGGAGAAACTAGA CTTGAGCACATGTTACCTAACAGATGCTAGCTGTATGGAGCTCTCTTCTTTCTTGCAAGTGAGTCAGACTCTAAAAGAGTTGTTTGTGTTCGCCAATACCCTAGGGGACATAGGAGTACAGCATCTCTGTGAAGGTCTGCAGCATGCACAGGGTATAATCGAGAGTCTTGT GCTTTCCCAGTGTTCCCTTTCTGCAGCTTGTTGTGAGTCCCTCGCCCAAGTCCTGAGCTCCACCCGGAGCCTGACAAGGCTGCTTCTAATTAATAACAAAATTGAAGATTTGGGACTGAAATGGCTGTGCGAAGGATTAAAACAGCCTGACTGTCAGTCAAAGGATCTGGC ACTGTGGACCTGCCACCTGACTGGAGAGTGTTGTCAGGATTTGTGCAATGCACTCTACACCAATGAGTACCTGAGAGACCTTGACCTCAGTGATAATGCCTTAGGGGATGAGGGTATGCAGGTGCTGTGCGAAGGGCTGAAACACCCCTCCTGTAAACTACAGACCTTGTG GTTAGCAGAATGTCATCTCACAGATTCGTGCTGTGGAGCCCTTGCCTCTGTCCTCAACAGAAATGAGAACCTGACACTGCTAGACCTAAGTGGAAATGACCTCAAGGATTTTGGAGTGCAAATGCTGTGTGATGCACTGATTCAGCCAATATGTAAACTACAGACATTCTA caTTGACACGGATCATTTACATGAAGAAACGTTCAGAAAGATGGaagctttaaaaatgagcaagCCTGGAATCACCTGGTAG